DNA from Streptomyces rishiriensis:
CGCGTCCAACGAGGTGAATCCATAGGCTTCGAGGAAGTTGCTGCTGTTCTCATTCACCGTGCGACCACTGGAGGCGGCAAACTCCTTGGCGATTTGGTGGATCTCCTGGAGCACTTCGTCGCGGTTCACAGACAGCCTTTCATTCGTTCGGACGAGTGACAATCTATCCGGTGGGTCAGAGGCTGTCCATCCTGACTAAGACTCAAAACATCTCAGTCGGCGCCTAGTTGGATCCTGCAAGCAGACGGTCCAGCCAGCGATGGTGATGCTGCAACGCCAACTCGTTGCGTCCGAACACAAAGTGCGTATTCGCCCCGGAGGACAAAGCTGCCTGTACGTCAAATCCGGTGCGATAGTCCTCGTCCGCCACACCCCTTTCGACGAGTTCGCTGAACTCCGCCGTGTAGCGCCGGTCCTCCTCGGTGACCGGGGGCACGCGCGTCAGGATGGTCTGCACGGTGCTGCTCCGGTCCACGCCCGGGCCGGGCATGATCTGGGAGACGACTCCGTGTCCTTCCCAGGTGCCGGCGATCGACACGTTGGGGAAGACCGTGTAGACCGTGCCGCAGTGCGGAGCGGGGTCCCAGTCCTCGACCGGGACGTCCCGCAGCGTCCGGAGCGACTTGACCGGGTACAGGATCCGCTGGTGCGGCCCGAAGGAGTCCACCACCATCAGGTTGGAGGTGGACGTCGGGGCGAACGTGGTGCGGTGCAGTGCCTGGATGTGGTAGCTCTCCAGGTAGCCGTCGAAGGCGACTTTCCAGCCGGGTCCGGGCAGTTCGCGCTGCTCGTAGACGTGCCACTTGTCGAGTTCGAGCCGCTCCAGCTCCCGCGCGTACTCCCCGAGCCAGGCGTCCAGGTCGATCGTGGCGCCGGGGGTGAGACACACCCATACGAAGCCGAGGCTCTCCACGACGGGCAGGGGGCGCAGCCCCAGTTCGGCGGTGTCGACGTCCCCGAAGGTGCCGGGCTTGTGCACGGCGACGAGGCCGCCCTGGTCGTCGTACACCCAGGCGTGGTAGGGGCAGCGGAAGCGGTGCCGGGTGCCGGTTCCGGCCGGGCACAGCTGGGCGCCGCGGTGGCGGCAGACGTTGAGGAACGCCCGTACGACGCCGTCCTGTCCTCGGGTGAGCAGGACCGGGGTGCCCAGCGCGTCCAGGGCCTTGTAGGAGCCGGCGCCCGGGAGTTCGACGGAGAGCGCGAGCGCGAGCGGGACCCGTTTGAAGACGACGTCGATCTCTCGCCGCCACCGGTCCGGGTCGAGGTATTCCGTGACGGGGACCCGCAGCACGTCCTCGGCCTGGTCCGTCGTGCCGGCCTCCAGGTGCGCCAGGGCCCGCTGCGCCAGGGCCACGGCCTGGGCATGGTCGATCACGGCTCCCACCTCCCGTTTCGTTGCGGTGCGTGCAGTGCGAAGAACTTCTCGTAGAGAAGCACCTGGCTGTCGAGCATGTGGCGGCCGTACACCACGGGCCGTCCGCTCTCCCGGGCGGCCTTGAGCAGGGCGGTCTCGGCCGGCTTCATGATGATGTCGGCGACCGCGCAGGTACGCGGCAGACGTGCGAGGTCGAAGGGCAGCGGGTCACCTGGACGCATACCCAGCGGGGTCGCGTTCACCGCGATGTCGGCGCCGTCACCGTCGAAGTCGCCCTCGGAGCCGACCACCACGCGACCCGGCCAGCGTGCGTCCAGCCGGGCGAGCACGTCCTCCCGGCGGATCGCGTCGGGGTCGTACAGCCGCAGCCGGGCGACACCGGCGGTGAGCAGGGCCGCGGCGACGGCCCGTCCGGCGCCGCCGGCCCCGGCCAGGACGACGGTCGCGCCCGCGGGGTCGTGGCCGTTGTCGCGCAGCCCGTGGACGAAGCCGGCGCCGTCGAAGTTGTCGGCGAGCCAGGTCCCGTCGGGGTTCCTGCGCAGGGCGTTGGCGCTACCGGCCACTTCGGCGGCCGGGCCCAGCAGGTCGGCGTACCGGCACACCTCGATCTTGTGCGGCACGGTGACGAGGATCCCGTCGAGGTTGCGCATCCGGCGCAGTCCGCACATCACCTCCGCGAGGCCGTCGGGGCCGACATGCACGGGGACCAGCACGGCGTCCCGCGCGGTACGGGCGAACAACTCGTTCAGCAGGCCGGGGGCGCGCACCTGGGCCACCGGGTCGCCCAGGACCACGTAGAGCCGGGTCGTGCCCGAGATGGCGCTCGGGCCGGGCGGGGCGTCGGGCATGGCGCTCCTCAGGCCGAGGTGGGGGCGGCGCCCGAAGGCAGGTCCGCCAGGACGGAGGAGACCAGGTGCTCGTCGACCCCGGGCACCAGTTCGACCCCACGGGGGCCGTCCAGGACGAACGTCAGTCCGGCATCGGCGTCCTGCCCCTTCTTGTCGCGCCGCATCAGCTCCACGAGGGTCGCCACGGGCACGCCGGAGGGCAGCCAGGTGGGCAGTCCGAAGCTCTCCACCATCTCCCGGTGCTCGGCCACCCGGTCCTGGTCGACGCGGCCCAGCCGGCCGGCGAGCAGCCCGGCGAACACGGTGCCGACCGCGACCGCCTCGCCGTGTCGCCAGGCGTAGTCGGTGGCACGCTCGATGGCGTGCCCGAGGGTGTGGCCGTAGTTGAGGATGTGGCGCGGACCCCGGTCGCGTTCGTCGAGGGCGACGACCGACGCCTTCAGCGTCACACTCGCCACGATCTGCTCGGTCAGGTCGAGCCCGCGCAGATCGCCGGCGCCGATGAACGCGCAGCGGGCTATCTCCCCGTAGCCGCTGAGCAGTTCGCGTCGGGGCAGGGTGTGCAGGAAGTCCGTGTCGCAGAGCACCGCGCTGGGCTGCCAGTAGGCGCCGACCAGGTTCTTGCCCTCAGGCAGATTGACCGCGGTCTTGCCGCCGACGCTCGCGTCGACCTGGGCGAGCAGCGTGGTCGGCAGGTGCACGACCTTGATGCCGCGGTGGTAGAGGGCGGCGGCCAGGCCGACGGTGTCCGTCGTCGTGCCGCCACCGCAGGCGACCACGGCGTCGGACCGGGTCAGCCCGGCAGCGACGAAGGCGCGGCAGTACGACTCGACCGACGCGAGCGTCTTGAGCCGCTCGCCGTCGGCCACCGGCACGACCGTGAACGGCACACCGGGATCGGGGAGTTCCCCCTCCGGTACGGCGCTCACCAGGGCGACGCGGCCGACGCCCAGTTCCTTCAGAACGGCCGGCAGCAGTCGGCGGGCGCCGGATCCGACATGGACGGCGTAGTCGTGGTCTTTCAGCGTGACGTCGATACGGCGGATTGCGCTCATGCCTTCAGTGCCCCCGTGGCTGTCCGGCCCTCACCGACGGCATGCTAGCCAACGGTGCCGATCAAGGTCCACCCCCGGATCGTGTAGACCGCCGGATCCGCACATGTACAGAATGTTGCGCGCTCATGGAGCCGCAACTGGGTCCTATGGCTACATGGTTGACGAACAGTTAGGGTTGACCCGTCGAGCGACCTGGCCGTAAATCCCAAGCCGACCGCAAAACGGGGACTTTCATGCGCCTTAAGGAAAAGTTTCGTGCCGCACTCACCGCCTCGGCGGCAGAAGGCGGTCGACTCCCCTTCCTGATGAACGACATGGTCATCGAGGAACAGCTCTGCCAAATGCGCTGTTCCTACTGCCTCACCGAGGAGTACAACCTCCTCATGAACGTGCCGGACGCACGGCTGCGGCTCACCACCGATCGCCGTCAGGACTGGCACGAGATACTGGACATGTACCACGAGCACGTGGACGCGCCCATTCTGCGGCTCTCCGGCGGTGAGTTCTTCTGGCTGAAGGGGTCCACCGAGTTCGTCCAGGAGGCCAGCCGCCGCTACGAGACCGTCCAGGTCATCACCAACGGCGTGTTCCTCAACGAACGGCGCATCGAGGCCCTCGCCGCGATGGGCAACGTCCAGCTGAACATCTCCCTGGACGGACACACCCTGGAGCTGAACCGGCACCGTCTGCCCCCGAAGCAGGCCAAACTGCACGACGTCATCATGCGCAGTCTCCACGCGGCGGCCGGGGCCGGGCTGCGCATCGACATCCAGTCGGTGCTCACCGACGCCAACTACGCGGGCCAGCTGGAGTTCGCCCAGTACCTGCGCGACGAGGTCGCGGGCAGCACCACGCTGTACTTCTTCCCCGTGCGCGGCGACACCGCGGAGCGCATGGGCCCGCCGCCCGGCAATCACCTGATGCCGCTGGTGGAGCGCTACGACGAGTTCGCGGACGTCCTGCCGCCGCGCGCCTACGTCGAGCACATGGCCGAACAGCTGAAGACGAACGTGCGCACCCTCGGCTGTTTCGTCACGGCGACCATGGCCCAGCTCTTCGGCCAGGGCGACGTCTCCGCATGCCCGCACGCCTGGGTCAAACCGATGGGCAACCTGGCGCAGGACCGGAAGCTGCTGCTCGACCAGTACGGCTCGCACCAGCACTACGACCTGTTCATGCACGACCGGCCGCGGTTCAGCTTCTGCAAGACCTGCGCCACGCCGTCCGACGTCATCAACCTGTTCTTCCTGGACCGGATCACGGAAGAGGAGATCGGCGCGACGCACCTGTACTCGGGTGAGCGCTCACGCGCCCGGCTGCGGGAGCTGAAGGAGACGTTCCGGCCGGTCATATCCGACTCCCCCGCAACCGGACAGGGCGTCGCTCAGAGCGTCAGCTCCTGATCGCACTCGGCGTCGGCGTACAGCGCCGCGATGAGTTCCTGCACCTCCAGCGCCTGCGCCGGGGCCACCGTGCGGCCCCGGGCCCGGCCCGCCACCGTGTCGAGGAAGCCGCGGATCGCCGCCAGCTCGGGCCGCCGGTCCTCGGCCGTGACCGTGCCCGCGGCGCTGCGCACCTCGCCGCGACGCAGGTCCAGCACGGTGCTCTCGCCACTGGCGGCGGTGGCCTCCAGGGTGAGGCCCATGACCCGGCTGCGGCGATCGATGCGCAGCTTCGCGTGACCTGCCGGGAACTCCAGGTCGGCGACGACCCGCTCCTCCACACCTGCCGCGTCGACCCGGCAGGAGACCGGGCGGGGCCGTCCGAAGACGGTGATCAGCAGATCCAGGGCGTGCGCGCCGAGGTCGACCAGTGCCCCGCCGCCGGCCCGCGCCGCGTCGCCGTACCAGTTCGTCACAGGCCGCCACAGCCGCTGGCCGGCGGTGGTGAAGGTCAAGGTGATCTCACAGGGGCCCTCGGGCAGCGCCTTCAGGAACGCCGGCACCAGCTCGTGGAAGCGGTAGGGCAGGTTGACCGCGAGCCGGTCGGCGCCGGCCGCCCGGGCCAGCCGGCGCGCTTCCGCCAGATCGGCGGCCAGCGGCTTTTCGCACAGGACGTGCGCCCCGGCCGCGAGGGCCGCGAGCACGGGCTCGGTGTGGGCGTCGTTGGGGGTGCACACCGCCAC
Protein-coding regions in this window:
- a CDS encoding Gfo/Idh/MocA family protein: MTLRYGVVGCGRVFQRYHLPVVTDHEDYTLVAACDTDADSARSVLGAAADGILVTTSLEEFLTVGRPDVVAVCTPNDAHTEPVLAALAAGAHVLCEKPLAADLAEARRLARAAGADRLAVNLPYRFHELVPAFLKALPEGPCEITLTFTTAGQRLWRPVTNWYGDAARAGGGALVDLGAHALDLLITVFGRPRPVSCRVDAAGVEERVVADLEFPAGHAKLRIDRRSRVMGLTLEATAASGESTVLDLRRGEVRSAAGTVTAEDRRPELAAIRGFLDTVAGRARGRTVAPAQALEVQELIAALYADAECDQELTL
- a CDS encoding shikimate dehydrogenase family protein; this translates as MPDAPPGPSAISGTTRLYVVLGDPVAQVRAPGLLNELFARTARDAVLVPVHVGPDGLAEVMCGLRRMRNLDGILVTVPHKIEVCRYADLLGPAAEVAGSANALRRNPDGTWLADNFDGAGFVHGLRDNGHDPAGATVVLAGAGGAGRAVAAALLTAGVARLRLYDPDAIRREDVLARLDARWPGRVVVGSEGDFDGDGADIAVNATPLGMRPGDPLPFDLARLPRTCAVADIIMKPAETALLKAARESGRPVVYGRHMLDSQVLLYEKFFALHAPQRNGRWEP
- a CDS encoding 3-dehydroquinate synthase family protein — protein: MSAIRRIDVTLKDHDYAVHVGSGARRLLPAVLKELGVGRVALVSAVPEGELPDPGVPFTVVPVADGERLKTLASVESYCRAFVAAGLTRSDAVVACGGGTTTDTVGLAAALYHRGIKVVHLPTTLLAQVDASVGGKTAVNLPEGKNLVGAYWQPSAVLCDTDFLHTLPRRELLSGYGEIARCAFIGAGDLRGLDLTEQIVASVTLKASVVALDERDRGPRHILNYGHTLGHAIERATDYAWRHGEAVAVGTVFAGLLAGRLGRVDQDRVAEHREMVESFGLPTWLPSGVPVATLVELMRRDKKGQDADAGLTFVLDGPRGVELVPGVDEHLVSSVLADLPSGAAPTSA
- a CDS encoding phosphopantetheine-binding protein, whose amino-acid sequence is MNRDEVLQEIHQIAKEFAASSGRTVNENSSNFLEAYGFTSLDALEFLLLLEERFGVTFEDEDLTEDTLTSEDRLADYVVERLG
- a CDS encoding aromatic ring-hydroxylating oxygenase subunit alpha; this encodes MIDHAQAVALAQRALAHLEAGTTDQAEDVLRVPVTEYLDPDRWRREIDVVFKRVPLALALSVELPGAGSYKALDALGTPVLLTRGQDGVVRAFLNVCRHRGAQLCPAGTGTRHRFRCPYHAWVYDDQGGLVAVHKPGTFGDVDTAELGLRPLPVVESLGFVWVCLTPGATIDLDAWLGEYARELERLELDKWHVYEQRELPGPGWKVAFDGYLESYHIQALHRTTFAPTSTSNLMVVDSFGPHQRILYPVKSLRTLRDVPVEDWDPAPHCGTVYTVFPNVSIAGTWEGHGVVSQIMPGPGVDRSSTVQTILTRVPPVTEEDRRYTAEFSELVERGVADEDYRTGFDVQAALSSGANTHFVFGRNELALQHHHRWLDRLLAGSN
- a CDS encoding radical SAM protein codes for the protein MRLKEKFRAALTASAAEGGRLPFLMNDMVIEEQLCQMRCSYCLTEEYNLLMNVPDARLRLTTDRRQDWHEILDMYHEHVDAPILRLSGGEFFWLKGSTEFVQEASRRYETVQVITNGVFLNERRIEALAAMGNVQLNISLDGHTLELNRHRLPPKQAKLHDVIMRSLHAAAGAGLRIDIQSVLTDANYAGQLEFAQYLRDEVAGSTTLYFFPVRGDTAERMGPPPGNHLMPLVERYDEFADVLPPRAYVEHMAEQLKTNVRTLGCFVTATMAQLFGQGDVSACPHAWVKPMGNLAQDRKLLLDQYGSHQHYDLFMHDRPRFSFCKTCATPSDVINLFFLDRITEEEIGATHLYSGERSRARLRELKETFRPVISDSPATGQGVAQSVSS